The proteins below are encoded in one region of Rhizobacter sp.:
- the uraH gene encoding hydroxyisourate hydrolase, protein MGKLTTHVLDTMNGCPAAGMLVALYRMDGGQPTLLKQLALNHDGRADAPLLDDTSFKTGTYRLVFEVAAYFRGRGVSLPEPPFVDAVPIDFGLANPLQHYHVPLLASPWAYSTYRGS, encoded by the coding sequence ATGGGCAAGCTCACCACCCACGTGCTCGACACCATGAACGGCTGCCCCGCGGCGGGCATGCTGGTGGCGCTCTACCGCATGGACGGTGGGCAGCCCACGCTGCTCAAGCAGCTGGCGCTCAACCACGACGGGCGCGCCGATGCACCGCTGCTCGACGACACGAGCTTCAAGACCGGCACCTACCGCCTCGTCTTCGAGGTGGCCGCCTATTTCCGCGGCCGTGGGGTGAGCCTGCCCGAGCCACCCTTCGTCGACGCGGTGCCCATCGACTTCGGCCTCGCCAACCCGCTGCAGCACTACCACGTGCCGCTGCTCGCGAGCCCCTGGGCCTACTCGACGTACAGGGGTAGCTGA
- a CDS encoding urate hydroxylase PuuD, which yields MDYSHLLDWLNLLLRWAHVITGVAWIGASFYFVALDNSLTPPADAKDREKGIGGELWAVHGGGFYHQQKYPVSPAVLPERLHWSMWESYSTWLTGFALFAVLYLFNASTFLIDKNVFDWSPAAAITTALGFFVAFWVIYDGICRLFGQGPHGDLIVGVLVFGFIVFASWLSCHLFAGRAAFLLVGAMIATTMSGNVAMVIIPGQRKVVVALRAGQPVDPVYGKRGKQRSVHNTYFTLPVIIAMLSNHYGFLYSGPNNWVTLVVMMLAGALIRQSFVLRHKAHATGQPVPWWYAMVGVVLLAGVFTATMPKAEKVAEGAPPVSFAQVQKVVTERCVMCHSEQVVNKAIQLHTPELIVRNAQAVYQQSVVLKLMPLGNATQMTDAERALIKRWYEAGAKP from the coding sequence GTGGACTACTCGCACCTGCTCGACTGGCTCAACCTGCTGCTGCGCTGGGCGCACGTCATCACCGGCGTGGCGTGGATCGGCGCCTCGTTCTACTTCGTCGCCCTCGACAACAGCCTCACGCCCCCCGCCGACGCAAAGGATCGCGAGAAAGGCATCGGCGGCGAACTCTGGGCCGTGCACGGCGGCGGCTTCTACCACCAGCAGAAGTACCCGGTGTCGCCCGCGGTGCTGCCCGAGCGGCTGCACTGGTCGATGTGGGAGAGCTATTCCACCTGGCTCACCGGCTTTGCGCTCTTCGCGGTGCTCTATCTCTTCAACGCCAGCACTTTCCTGATCGACAAGAACGTGTTCGACTGGTCGCCGGCCGCGGCCATCACCACCGCGCTCGGTTTCTTCGTCGCCTTCTGGGTCATCTACGACGGCATCTGCCGCCTGTTCGGCCAGGGCCCACACGGCGACCTGATCGTGGGCGTGCTGGTGTTCGGCTTCATCGTGTTCGCGTCATGGCTCTCGTGCCACCTCTTCGCCGGGCGCGCGGCCTTCCTGCTGGTGGGCGCGATGATCGCCACCACCATGAGCGGCAACGTGGCGATGGTGATCATCCCCGGCCAGCGCAAGGTGGTGGTTGCCTTGCGCGCGGGCCAGCCGGTCGACCCGGTCTACGGCAAGCGTGGCAAGCAGCGCAGCGTGCACAACACCTACTTCACGCTGCCGGTGATCATCGCGATGTTGAGCAACCACTACGGCTTTCTCTACAGCGGGCCCAACAACTGGGTGACGCTGGTGGTGATGATGCTGGCCGGCGCGCTGATCCGCCAATCCTTCGTGCTGCGGCACAAGGCGCATGCGACTGGGCAGCCGGTGCCCTGGTGGTATGCGATGGTGGGCGTGGTGCTGCTGGCCGGCGTGTTCACCGCGACGATGCCGAAGGCCGAGAAGGTGGCGGAAGGGGCGCCGCCGGTGTCCTTCGCGCAGGTGCAGAAGGTGGTGACCGAGCGCTGCGTGATGTGTCACAGCGAGCAAGTCGTGAACAAGGCCATCCAGCTGCACACGCCGGAGCTGATCGTGCGCAATGCGCAGGCGGTCTACCAGCAGTCGGTGGTGCTGAAGCTCATGCCGCTGGGGAACGCCACGCAGATGACCGATGCGGAGCGGGCGCTGATCAAGCGCTGGTACGAAGCTGGCGCAAAGCCCTAG
- a CDS encoding TIGR02281 family clan AA aspartic protease, with protein MLRTGVALVCLAAAGLASAQTVSMSGRLGDKALLMIDGSPRTVAVGATVQGVKLVSITPDGAMVELGGKRHTVPMGGTPVSLGAGGGSDGGTRIVLSAGPGGHFVTGGAINGRAVEFMVDTGATTIAMSAADAERIGLKYRDGQRGMASTAGGMVPIYRVNLTSVRVGEVTVYGVEANVVQAQMPFVLLGNSFLNRFQMTRVNDMLTLEKR; from the coding sequence ATGCTGCGCACCGGCGTGGCGCTTGTGTGCCTGGCCGCTGCGGGGCTCGCCTCGGCCCAGACCGTCTCCATGAGCGGCCGCCTCGGCGACAAGGCCCTGCTGATGATCGACGGCAGCCCGCGCACGGTGGCCGTCGGCGCCACGGTGCAGGGGGTGAAGCTGGTGTCGATCACGCCCGATGGGGCGATGGTCGAACTCGGCGGCAAGCGTCACACCGTGCCGATGGGCGGCACGCCCGTGAGCCTGGGGGCCGGAGGCGGCAGCGACGGTGGCACGCGCATCGTGCTCTCGGCCGGGCCAGGTGGCCATTTCGTCACGGGCGGTGCGATCAACGGGCGGGCGGTCGAGTTCATGGTCGACACCGGCGCCACCACCATCGCCATGAGCGCGGCCGATGCAGAGCGCATCGGTCTCAAGTACCGCGACGGCCAGCGCGGCATGGCGAGCACCGCCGGTGGCATGGTGCCGATCTACCGCGTCAACCTGACCTCGGTGCGGGTGGGCGAGGTCACGGTCTACGGCGTGGAGGCCAACGTCGTGCAGGCGCAGATGCCCTTCGTGCTGCTGGGCAACAGCTTTCTCAACCGCTTCCAGATGACGCGCGTCAACGACATGCTGACGCTGGAAAAGCGCTGA
- a CDS encoding alpha/beta fold hydrolase, translating to MTTTRRRLLHTLAALVPTTLIAACAMSPAAPEPLPPIVFVHGNGDTAALWHTTLWRFESNGWPRERLHAVDFPYPQARDRDDKPQPARSSTAEQMQQLSAEVDKVLAATGARKVVLVGNSRGGYAIRNYIANGGGAAKVSHVVLGGTPNHGVQANPAANPSNEFNGAGPFLTALNAPKPPRGDEVTAGVQWMTLRSDRNDKYAQPDGAWLGMPGKPTQVTFEGPALRGAQNVVLPGVDHRETSFSPQAFAETYRFITGRAPAVTTIAPEAKVVLGGKVSGYGVDNQQGREPSNLPLAGATVEVHATDPATGARVGAPLLRQTVGADGRYGPVVTDAKTPLEFVVSAPGYAMTHVYRAPFARSSEIVHLRAERPPAPDANALSIVTLTRPRGYFGLPRDRISLDGQSPPAGIPTGVPGLSTAKAVVTDVAGRTVVGEFNGERIAGRAWPLAENHVVLLELH from the coding sequence ATGACCACCACCCGCCGCCGCCTGCTGCACACGCTGGCCGCCCTCGTGCCCACCACGCTGATCGCAGCCTGCGCCATGTCGCCCGCCGCCCCCGAGCCGCTTCCGCCCATCGTCTTCGTGCACGGCAACGGCGACACCGCCGCGCTGTGGCACACCACGCTGTGGCGCTTCGAGTCGAACGGCTGGCCGCGCGAGCGGCTGCATGCGGTCGACTTCCCCTACCCGCAGGCGCGCGACCGCGACGACAAGCCGCAGCCCGCCCGCAGCTCCACCGCCGAGCAGATGCAGCAACTGTCGGCCGAGGTCGACAAGGTGCTTGCCGCCACCGGCGCCCGCAAGGTCGTGCTCGTGGGCAACTCGCGCGGCGGTTATGCCATCCGCAACTACATCGCCAACGGCGGCGGTGCGGCCAAGGTGTCGCACGTGGTGCTCGGTGGCACGCCCAACCATGGCGTGCAGGCCAACCCGGCCGCGAACCCGAGCAACGAGTTCAACGGCGCCGGCCCCTTCCTCACCGCGCTCAATGCGCCCAAGCCGCCGCGCGGCGACGAGGTCACGGCCGGCGTGCAGTGGATGACGCTGCGCTCCGACCGCAACGACAAATACGCCCAGCCCGACGGTGCCTGGCTCGGCATGCCGGGCAAGCCGACGCAGGTCACCTTCGAGGGCCCCGCGCTGCGTGGCGCGCAGAACGTGGTGCTGCCCGGTGTGGACCACCGCGAGACCTCGTTCAGCCCGCAGGCCTTTGCCGAGACCTACCGCTTCATCACCGGGCGCGCACCGGCCGTGACCACCATCGCCCCCGAGGCGAAGGTGGTGCTGGGCGGCAAGGTCTCCGGCTACGGGGTCGACAACCAGCAAGGTCGCGAGCCGAGCAACCTGCCGCTGGCGGGCGCCACGGTCGAGGTGCATGCCACCGACCCCGCCACCGGTGCGCGAGTGGGCGCGCCGCTGCTGCGCCAGACCGTGGGCGCCGACGGCCGCTACGGCCCCGTGGTGACGGACGCGAAGACGCCACTGGAGTTCGTCGTCAGCGCCCCGGGGTATGCGATGACGCACGTCTACCGGGCGCCGTTCGCCCGCTCGTCGGAGATCGTCCACCTGAGGGCAGAGCGGCCACCCGCGCCCGATGCGAATGCCCTCTCGATCGTCACGCTCACCCGCCCACGTGGCTACTTTGGCCTGCCGCGCGACCGCATCAGCCTCGACGGGCAGAGCCCGCCCGCAGGCATTCCCACCGGCGTGCCGGGCCTGTCGACCGCGAAGGCTGTGGTGACCGATGTAGCCGGCCGCACGGTGGTCGGCGAGTTCAATGGCGAGCGCATCGCAGGCCGGGCCTGGCCGCTCGCCGAGAACCACGTGGTGCTGTTGGAGTTGCACTGA
- the xth gene encoding exodeoxyribonuclease III has product MKIATFNINGMNARQPRLLEWLAETSPDVACLQELKTPDEKFPAEALREAGYEAIWHGQKSFNGVAILAKGVKPVERRRGLPGDPDDSHSRYIEAEVNGIVIGCLYLPNGNPQPGPKFDYKLKWFDRLIDHSATLLAEGKPTVLCGDYNVIPTDEKKDIYSPASWTKDALTQPESRAAYFKMLAQGWTDAIRQVRPDEEVYTFWDYMRQRWQRNAGFRIDHLLLSPDLAKRLQDANVDKATRGKEKASDHAPVWVRLG; this is encoded by the coding sequence ATGAAGATCGCCACCTTCAACATCAACGGCATGAACGCGCGCCAGCCCCGGCTGCTGGAATGGCTGGCCGAGACCTCGCCCGACGTGGCCTGCCTGCAGGAGCTGAAGACGCCCGACGAGAAGTTCCCGGCCGAGGCCCTGCGCGAAGCAGGCTACGAGGCCATCTGGCACGGGCAGAAATCGTTCAACGGCGTGGCCATCCTGGCCAAGGGTGTGAAGCCGGTGGAGCGCCGCCGCGGCCTGCCCGGCGACCCCGACGACAGCCACAGCCGCTACATCGAGGCCGAGGTCAATGGCATCGTGATCGGCTGCCTCTACCTGCCCAACGGCAACCCGCAGCCCGGCCCGAAGTTCGACTACAAGCTGAAGTGGTTCGACCGCCTGATCGACCACTCGGCCACGCTGCTCGCCGAGGGCAAGCCGACCGTGCTCTGCGGCGACTACAACGTGATCCCGACCGACGAGAAGAAAGACATCTACTCGCCCGCCTCGTGGACCAAAGACGCGCTCACCCAGCCCGAAAGCCGCGCCGCGTATTTCAAGATGCTGGCCCAGGGCTGGACCGACGCCATCCGCCAGGTGCGCCCCGATGAAGAGGTCTACACCTTCTGGGACTACATGCGCCAGCGCTGGCAGCGCAACGCGGGCTTCCGCATCGACCACCTGCTGCTGTCACCTGATCTGGCGAAACGCCTGCAGGACGCGAACGTCGACAAAGCCACCCGCGGCAAGGAAAAGGCCAGCGACCACGCGCCGGTGTGGGTGCGCCTGGGCTGA
- a CDS encoding GntR family transcriptional regulator: MPRAPANLTAIRPVARGKRVAGKKQAASGSKPRPAVAEAELQDTTRRIAEAITAAIVERRLMPGTKLAEQKIADIFKVSRTIVRQALHQLSRDKLVTLTQARGARVAQPSEEEARQVFEVRHMLEAAMIKRAAAELSEPQIAQLRQHLREEEAAVQRTDVPGRTRLLADFHVVLAHMLGNEALADILRELVSRSSLISLMYQSAHSAEHSFAEHVAIVDALAARDARAAVKLMQSHLHNVERNLRLNPRVPDLPSVLHAGDPS, translated from the coding sequence ATGCCTCGCGCCCCTGCCAACCTGACTGCCATCCGCCCGGTGGCCCGAGGCAAAAGGGTTGCAGGCAAGAAGCAGGCCGCGTCGGGCAGCAAGCCCAGGCCCGCCGTGGCCGAGGCCGAGCTGCAAGACACCACCCGCCGCATCGCCGAGGCCATCACCGCCGCCATCGTCGAGCGGCGCCTCATGCCGGGCACCAAGCTCGCCGAGCAGAAGATCGCCGACATCTTCAAGGTCTCGCGCACCATCGTGCGGCAGGCCTTGCACCAGTTGAGCCGCGACAAGCTGGTCACGCTCACCCAGGCACGCGGCGCGCGCGTGGCCCAGCCGAGCGAGGAAGAAGCGCGCCAGGTGTTCGAGGTGCGGCACATGCTCGAGGCCGCGATGATCAAGCGCGCCGCCGCCGAGTTGAGCGAGCCGCAGATCGCACAACTGCGCCAGCACCTGCGCGAAGAAGAAGCCGCCGTGCAACGCACCGACGTGCCCGGCCGCACCCGGCTCCTGGCCGACTTCCACGTGGTGCTCGCCCACATGCTCGGCAACGAGGCGCTGGCCGACATCTTGCGAGAGCTGGTGTCACGCAGTTCGTTGATCTCCTTGATGTACCAGTCCGCCCATTCGGCCGAACATTCCTTCGCAGAACACGTGGCCATCGTCGATGCGCTTGCCGCGCGCGATGCCCGCGCCGCCGTCAAGCTCATGCAAAGCCATCTGCACAATGTCGAGCGCAACCTGCGCCTGAACCCCCGGGTGCCAGACTTGCCGTCGGTGCTGCATGCCGGAGACCCCTCATGA
- a CDS encoding 16S rRNA pseudouridine(516) synthase produces MKLAQILFSQGFGARRECEGLVATGHVRIGGEVHDDPFEDLKPEGLVFSVRGEAWAYHEKALLMMHKPAGVECSQKPKHHMSVYSLLPAPLRKRDVQSIGRLDEDTTGLLLFTDDGALIHRFTSPKKHVPKVYEVTCKHPVTTEQVQRLLDGVKLVDDPATVAAAACEATGETTLRLTLTEGKYHQVKRMLAAVGNRVEGLHRSAFGKLVLPADLAPGQWRWLPGPDVI; encoded by the coding sequence TTGAAACTCGCGCAGATCCTCTTCAGCCAGGGTTTCGGGGCCCGGCGTGAATGTGAAGGGCTCGTCGCCACCGGCCATGTGCGCATCGGCGGCGAGGTGCACGACGACCCGTTCGAAGACCTGAAGCCCGAGGGCCTCGTCTTCAGCGTGCGCGGCGAAGCCTGGGCGTACCACGAGAAGGCGCTGCTGATGATGCACAAGCCGGCCGGCGTGGAGTGCTCGCAGAAGCCCAAGCACCACATGAGCGTCTACAGCCTGTTGCCCGCGCCCTTGCGAAAGCGAGACGTGCAGAGCATCGGCCGGCTCGACGAAGACACGACCGGCCTGCTGCTCTTCACCGACGACGGCGCGCTCATCCACCGCTTCACCTCGCCCAAGAAGCACGTGCCCAAGGTCTACGAGGTGACTTGCAAGCACCCCGTCACGACCGAGCAGGTGCAGCGGCTGCTCGACGGCGTGAAGCTCGTCGACGACCCGGCCACGGTGGCGGCGGCGGCCTGCGAGGCCACCGGCGAGACCACGCTGCGCCTCACGCTGACCGAAGGCAAGTACCACCAGGTCAAGCGCATGCTGGCCGCGGTGGGCAACCGGGTCGAGGGCCTGCACCGCAGTGCCTTCGGCAAGCTCGTGCTGCCAGCCGACCTGGCCCCCGGCCAGTGGCGCTGGCTGCCCGGCCCCGACGTGATCTGA
- a CDS encoding YajQ family cyclic di-GMP-binding protein, giving the protein MPSFDAVLEPNLVEVRNAVDQTAKEIGTRFDFKGSSAKVELKEEELTVYADSDFQINQVLDILLAKMTKRGVDIRFLDRSAKIEKIGGDKVKQKITVKSGIDSDTAKKIQTTIKQSKMKVQAAIQGDTVRVTGGKRDDLQAAIALIRKEIADAPLSFNNFRD; this is encoded by the coding sequence ATGCCGAGCTTCGACGCCGTTTTGGAACCCAACCTCGTGGAGGTGCGCAATGCGGTCGATCAAACGGCCAAGGAAATCGGCACCCGTTTCGATTTCAAGGGCTCGTCGGCCAAGGTCGAACTGAAGGAAGAAGAGCTCACGGTCTACGCCGACAGCGACTTCCAGATCAACCAGGTGCTCGACATCCTGCTGGCCAAGATGACCAAGCGCGGCGTCGACATCCGCTTCCTCGACCGCAGCGCCAAGATCGAGAAGATCGGTGGCGACAAGGTGAAACAGAAGATCACGGTCAAGAGCGGCATCGATTCCGACACGGCAAAAAAGATCCAGACCACCATCAAACAAAGCAAGATGAAGGTGCAGGCTGCGATCCAGGGCGACACCGTCCGGGTGACCGGCGGCAAGCGCGATGACCTCCAGGCCGCCATCGCGCTCATCCGCAAGGAGATCGCCGATGCGCCGTTGTCGTTCAACAATTTCCGTGACTGA
- the murB gene encoding UDP-N-acetylmuramate dehydrogenase, which translates to MQIETGVSLKPYNSFGLPAVAQTLVRVTGDADVRRVVDHAELGTAPKFILGGGSNIILTRDMPQVVLKVEVMGRRIVEERANAWIVEAGAGENWHDFVTWTLAQGCPGLENLALIPGTVGASPVQNIGAYGIELKDRFDSLEGVDLLTGRTVTLGPEMCKFGYRDSEFKHSLAGRVLITRVRFRLPKPWQPVLGYLEIERKMNETGIGRPTPQQVYDWIIAIRRAKLPDPAVVGNAGSFFKNPVVTPEQCRDIIGRDPEIVHYPMPDGTMKLAAGWMIDACGWKGKTVGRAGVYEKQALVLVNRGGAIGSEVMTLARAIQESVYGRFGIRLEPEPVVV; encoded by the coding sequence ATGCAAATCGAGACAGGCGTGAGCCTGAAACCGTACAACAGCTTCGGCCTGCCGGCCGTGGCGCAAACGCTGGTGCGCGTCACGGGCGACGCCGACGTGCGCCGCGTGGTCGACCATGCCGAGCTCGGCACCGCGCCGAAATTCATCCTCGGCGGCGGCAGCAACATCATCCTCACGCGCGACATGCCGCAGGTGGTGCTCAAGGTCGAGGTGATGGGCCGGCGCATCGTCGAAGAGCGCGCCAACGCCTGGATCGTCGAAGCCGGTGCGGGCGAGAACTGGCATGACTTCGTCACCTGGACGCTCGCCCAGGGCTGCCCCGGGCTCGAAAACCTGGCGCTCATCCCCGGCACAGTGGGCGCCTCGCCGGTGCAAAACATCGGCGCCTACGGCATCGAGCTGAAAGACCGCTTCGACTCGCTCGAAGGCGTGGACCTGCTCACCGGCCGCACCGTGACACTCGGGCCCGAGATGTGCAAGTTCGGCTACCGCGACAGCGAATTCAAGCATTCGCTCGCCGGCCGCGTGCTCATCACCCGCGTGCGTTTCCGCCTGCCCAAGCCCTGGCAGCCAGTGCTCGGCTACCTCGAGATCGAGCGCAAGATGAACGAGACGGGCATCGGCCGCCCGACGCCGCAGCAGGTCTACGACTGGATCATCGCCATCCGCCGCGCCAAGCTGCCCGACCCGGCCGTGGTGGGCAACGCCGGCAGCTTCTTCAAGAACCCGGTGGTCACGCCCGAGCAGTGCCGCGACATCATCGGCCGCGACCCGGAGATCGTGCACTACCCCATGCCCGACGGCACCATGAAGCTCGCCGCCGGCTGGATGATCGACGCCTGCGGCTGGAAGGGCAAAACGGTGGGCCGCGCGGGTGTCTACGAGAAGCAGGCATTGGTGCTCGTCAACCGCGGCGGCGCCATCGGCTCGGAGGTGATGACGCTCGCCCGGGCGATCCAGGAGAGCGTGTACGGGCGCTTCGGCATCCGGCTGGAGCCGGAGCCGGTGGTCGTCTAG